A part of Candidatus Thermoplasmatota archaeon genomic DNA contains:
- the ftsZ gene encoding cell division protein FtsZ, whose product MKIAGVKDDELEEVLAGLKTTIKVVGCGGAGSNTIARCFESNIVGAELISINTDAQHLLLSPSPHKILIGRHLTRGLGAGSLPQIGEEAARESEQDIRNAITPADMVFVTCGLGGGTGTGSAPVVAQIAKESGALTIGVVTTPFGVEGSVRADNAELGLRRLRETCDTVIVIPNDKLLEIVPNLALNAAFKVADEVLMRSIKGITEMITMPGLVNLDFADLKTVMKRGGVAMIGLGEAEGENKAVNAVLEALNSPLLEVDISGATGALVNVIGGDDMTLAEAQQVVEEVYAKIDKNARIIWGTTVDPKLRKTIRTMLVITGVKSKQILGPSHRTEESGIGIDVIT is encoded by the coding sequence GTGCGGTGGAGCTGGAAGTAATACTATAGCACGATGTTTTGAATCAAACATCGTTGGTGCTGAGTTAATATCAATTAACACCGATGCACAACATCTTCTCCTATCACCATCACCTCATAAAATTCTCATCGGACGTCATCTAACTCGTGGACTTGGTGCTGGTTCCCTCCCGCAAATTGGCGAAGAAGCTGCACGAGAAAGCGAACAAGATATCAGAAACGCGATAACTCCTGCAGATATGGTGTTTGTCACGTGTGGTCTCGGCGGGGGAACAGGAACTGGCTCTGCCCCAGTGGTTGCTCAAATCGCAAAAGAATCAGGAGCACTCACTATTGGCGTTGTTACGACACCGTTTGGAGTAGAAGGATCAGTTCGAGCAGATAACGCAGAGTTAGGTCTGCGACGGCTCAGAGAAACCTGTGATACAGTTATTGTAATTCCCAACGATAAACTCCTCGAGATCGTCCCAAATCTTGCACTCAATGCTGCGTTTAAAGTTGCAGATGAAGTACTCATGCGATCAATCAAAGGGATAACAGAAATGATCACCATGCCTGGATTGGTCAACCTTGACTTTGCAGATTTAAAAACAGTAATGAAACGTGGCGGTGTTGCTATGATCGGTCTTGGCGAAGCGGAAGGTGAAAATAAAGCGGTCAACGCGGTATTAGAAGCGTTAAATTCACCACTTCTCGAAGTCGATATCTCCGGAGCCACAGGTGCACTGGTAAATGTTATCGGTGGAGACGATATGACGCTTGCAGAAGCCCAGCAGGTTGTCGAAGAAGTCTATGCAAAAATCGACAAAAACGCTCGTATTATCTGGGGAACAACTGTTGATCCGAAGCTTCGTAAAACGATACGTACAATGCTTGTCATAACTGGTGTTAAATCAAAACAAATCCTTGGTCCAAGTCATCGAACTGAAGAATCAGGGATCGGAATCGACGTAATCACATAA
- a CDS encoding protein translocase SEC61 complex subunit gamma — protein MEEKPGIIQKAWQLQQKIEARQQRIGKGKYGRVLMMARKPTTEEYEKSLKITGLGIIIVGALGFVIYIIREIVAPWILTALGYK, from the coding sequence GTGGAAGAAAAACCAGGAATTATCCAAAAAGCATGGCAATTGCAGCAAAAAATTGAAGCACGACAGCAACGGATCGGCAAAGGAAAATACGGACGAGTCTTGATGATGGCACGGAAACCAACCACTGAAGAATATGAAAAATCACTAAAAATCACAGGATTAGGCATTATCATAGTTGGAGCACTCGGTTTTGTTATTTATATCATACGAGAAATTGTCGCCCCATGGATTCTCACGGCATTAGGTTATAAATAA
- a CDS encoding transcription elongation factor Spt5, producing MENTNFQPPLEEKSRLFTVKTQVGKEQNCADLINSRAKKSKLNIPAILVTPELRGYIFIEAFDEELIKNLIKTISYARNMLEGEIPIEQIEHFLTPTSAVAKITEGDIVEMVAGPFRGEKAKITHIDYSKEEITVELLDSLVPIPITVRGEQVRIIKRKEEEGKKEEVK from the coding sequence ATGGAAAATACCAATTTTCAACCACCTCTTGAAGAAAAATCACGGTTGTTTACCGTTAAAACACAAGTTGGAAAGGAACAAAACTGCGCCGACTTAATCAACAGCCGAGCGAAAAAATCAAAACTAAATATCCCAGCAATCCTAGTAACTCCTGAACTTAGAGGCTATATTTTTATCGAGGCTTTTGATGAGGAACTTATTAAAAATTTAATCAAAACGATTTCCTACGCTCGGAACATGCTTGAAGGTGAGATTCCCATTGAACAAATCGAACATTTTCTAACCCCCACGTCAGCTGTTGCAAAAATCACTGAAGGAGATATCGTCGAAATGGTTGCAGGACCATTCCGAGGTGAAAAAGCAAAAATTACCCACATTGATTATAGTAAAGAGGAAATTACGGTTGAACTGCTTGATTCACTCGTTCCAATTCCTATTACTGTTCGAGGAGAACAAGTGCGAATCATTAAACGTAAAGAGGAAGAAGGTAAAAAAGAAGAGGTAAAGTAA
- a CDS encoding 50S ribosomal protein L11: protein MAEKVEALVDGGKATAAPPLGPALGPLGVNIMQVINSINDKTKQFQGMKVPVKIIVDPKTKNFEIEVGTPPASALILKEVKAEKGSGTPSKTKIGNITIDQAIKIAKMKEASLLGKDLKNRTKEIIGTCTSMGVTVEGKKPTEVIQAINKGEYDSKFR, encoded by the coding sequence ATGGCTGAAAAAGTAGAAGCACTCGTCGATGGTGGAAAAGCAACTGCTGCTCCTCCACTTGGCCCAGCTCTTGGCCCACTTGGTGTTAACATCATGCAAGTAATCAACAGCATCAACGATAAAACCAAGCAATTCCAAGGAATGAAAGTACCGGTAAAGATTATTGTTGATCCAAAAACAAAAAATTTTGAGATTGAAGTCGGTACCCCGCCTGCATCAGCATTGATACTAAAAGAGGTCAAAGCGGAAAAAGGTTCAGGAACTCCTTCAAAGACAAAAATTGGGAATATCACAATTGATCAGGCGATCAAGATTGCAAAAATGAAAGAAGCAAGTCTGCTTGGAAAAGATCTGAAAAATCGAACTAAAGAAATCATTGGAACCTGCACATCAATGGGTGTAACTGTTGAAGGAAAAAAACCAACAGAGGTTATCCAAGCGATCAAC